The Deltaproteobacteria bacterium genome has a window encoding:
- a CDS encoding response regulator gives MDNVLIAEDESRFLYFLEEALEEFSDRFRVLTAGNGLEALAVLESKSVSVLVTDLNMPRMDGFTLLSHVNERYPDLPIIVMTGYDRPEIRAKLPKDLVSFLEKPFSPDKLANAIIAALARDAPEGAVKGISLPSFLQLIGMEQKTCLMEVSSKGQPPGILYFEKGVPFDAVFGPLTGQEAALKVIGLENPGIKFLKPPSKKVKRRISSSLANLVMDATRAKDEFETDLVGGDEAVSRSWGNGLSEGGEPDLFSEDEQDEDSGTHDELARGLSEMAGCLAVAVLDGSGSLKGSFAGDSGIDMKGLASAASDCIMASQNVARALNAPGETELFIRLPGDFPAVAAVPVGRDSDLTLVVILAFGVDEKAFLGQFRARAGELAGL, from the coding sequence ATGGACAACGTGCTCATCGCGGAAGACGAGTCACGGTTCCTGTATTTTCTCGAAGAGGCCCTTGAGGAGTTTTCCGACCGGTTCAGGGTCCTTACCGCAGGCAACGGCCTGGAAGCCCTGGCCGTCCTGGAATCGAAGTCCGTTTCCGTTCTCGTCACCGATCTAAACATGCCGCGCATGGACGGCTTCACCCTTCTGTCCCACGTCAACGAACGTTACCCCGACCTTCCCATAATAGTGATGACGGGCTACGACCGGCCCGAAATACGCGCGAAACTCCCCAAGGATTTGGTTTCCTTCCTGGAAAAGCCCTTTTCTCCCGACAAGCTGGCCAACGCCATCATAGCAGCCCTGGCCAGGGATGCGCCGGAGGGAGCGGTAAAGGGCATAAGCCTGCCCAGCTTTTTGCAGCTCATAGGCATGGAGCAGAAAACCTGCCTGATGGAGGTAAGCTCCAAGGGCCAGCCTCCGGGGATTCTCTATTTTGAAAAGGGTGTTCCCTTCGACGCGGTTTTCGGCCCGCTCACCGGCCAGGAGGCTGCCCTGAAGGTCATCGGCCTGGAAAATCCGGGGATCAAATTTTTGAAGCCGCCGTCCAAGAAGGTGAAGAGGCGCATTTCATCAAGCCTGGCCAACCTTGTCATGGACGCCACAAGGGCCAAGGACGAGTTTGAGACCGATCTCGTTGGCGGGGACGAGGCGGTGTCCCGAAGCTGGGGCAACGGCCTTTCGGAAGGCGGCGAGCCGGACCTTTTTTCCGAAGACGAACAGGACGAGGATTCCGGGACTCACGACGAGCTTGCCAGGGGGCTCTCGGAAATGGCGGGTTGCCTTGCCGTGGCGGTCCTGGACGGGTCAGGGAGCCTGAAGGGCTCATTTGCGGGCGATTCGGGCATAGACATGAAAGGCCTCGCCTCAGCCGCATCCGACTGCATCATGGCGTCACAGAACGTCGCCCGCGCCTTGAACGCTCCCGGCGAGACCGAACTTTTCATAAGGCTTCCGGGCGATTTTCCGGCGGTGGCGGCGGTTCCGGTCGGCAGGGATTCCGATCTTACCCTGGTGGTCATTCTCGCTTTTGGGGTGGATGAAAAAGCGTTCCTGGGCCAATTCAGGGCAAGGGCCGGGGAACTGGCGGGCCTTTAA
- a CDS encoding PilZ domain-containing protein: MTQEPYVSDQRRYPRIPKEIKVEVQHLTYPLPKNSAATAKSKDISRAGICFSSESPFEPKSVLSLKINLQGLEGYKRPHSRLVDLSEAQPLSVIGEVAWCKKSSDGASFDVGIQFVNVYEDDERALARYLKDT; this comes from the coding sequence ATGACACAGGAGCCTTACGTTTCCGACCAGCGCAGGTATCCGCGAATACCCAAGGAAATCAAGGTGGAGGTGCAGCATCTCACGTATCCGCTCCCCAAAAATTCCGCAGCCACCGCAAAGAGCAAGGATATCAGCAGGGCCGGAATCTGTTTTTCCTCGGAATCGCCCTTTGAGCCAAAAAGCGTTTTAAGCTTGAAGATCAACCTTCAGGGCCTCGAAGGCTACAAGCGGCCCCATTCCAGGCTGGTGGACCTTTCGGAGGCACAGCCCTTGAGCGTCATCGGCGAGGTGGCCTGGTGCAAAAAATCTTCGGATGGCGCGAGTTTCGATGTGGGCATCCAATTCGTAAACGTTTACGAAGACGACGAACGCGCCCTGGCCCGGTATCTAAAGGATACGTGA
- a CDS encoding HAMP domain-containing protein, translating to MLFKNASLRTKLIGGFVAVAVILAMVAGVYQYALSKTTGDLLELNDHEQNIRYNAVKILADTLFMRVNTNIYLQTKNIASSDTGMARLTVVEETLKNLKPVIEAAKATGMEADLEPLRKTAEENLIAYHRDWLALVELYKKQGVNEKEGIQGIMVQAGRDIEAGITGTGSLTAVSGTAGELKAQSLLLQMRRHEKNYMLRKLVGVTDVEVLKYIEMVHDLAKKFSAAVSESGIPQDRAIAVKKALADYEKALDDFVAMDKSIDELVVILRGYYGKADPALNDMVKASEEQVTKSAEGARKDARGLSVLAGSMAVIGLVVTILLIILVTGIVRLVVKISDIIREVAQERDFTVKIPVESEDEIGSMAEEMNTLIEMLDTSLGVVDKSAADVKAHAADVAQRAAANRDRAAKEADRAQEVQNTVSEMGQTAGEVAGSSQAQKVAAEESMKSIEGLAKVLAEVVETSKIQTAEANVATDRVNDMGETGGKVVATAQKQGQEVGNASKAVSEIEVAVNELTNAASRAIKHGQDVLDAANVGRESVNATVEGMKSISESSSQISEIIQVITEIAEKTDLLALNAAIEAARAGAHGKGFAVVADEVGKLAQRSSEAAKEITSLIKNSAVRVDQGSQLSDRSAAALARIAEGGKVNMEAIVEMGNVAERLAAGTRKVNAMMQDLNKLAQEIGTMAGAQGDRRKAAEAALANLVQKAKLVFDLSSKMDAAASAVSREMQGIVSRTGQMEQLTSMQAQRSRKLVSLSNESLDAARQTVQGAGNVVKITGELQELSEGLTAQVDQFKVSAKKK from the coding sequence ATGCTATTCAAGAACGCGAGTCTTCGAACCAAGCTGATCGGCGGATTCGTTGCGGTTGCGGTTATTCTGGCGATGGTTGCGGGCGTTTATCAATACGCCCTAAGCAAGACAACCGGCGACCTTCTGGAATTGAACGATCATGAACAAAACATCCGCTACAACGCCGTCAAGATTCTTGCCGACACCCTGTTCATGCGAGTCAATACCAACATTTATCTTCAGACCAAGAACATCGCATCATCCGATACAGGCATGGCAAGATTGACCGTTGTCGAGGAAACCCTCAAGAACCTGAAGCCGGTTATCGAAGCCGCCAAGGCCACCGGTATGGAAGCGGATCTCGAGCCTCTGCGTAAAACGGCTGAGGAAAACCTTATAGCCTACCACAGGGATTGGCTGGCCCTGGTCGAACTTTACAAAAAACAGGGCGTAAATGAAAAAGAGGGTATCCAGGGCATCATGGTCCAGGCAGGGCGCGACATTGAAGCCGGCATCACGGGCACGGGCAGTCTTACAGCGGTATCGGGCACTGCAGGAGAGTTGAAGGCACAATCCCTGCTCCTGCAAATGCGCAGGCATGAGAAAAACTACATGTTGCGCAAACTGGTTGGTGTTACCGATGTGGAAGTTTTAAAGTACATCGAAATGGTTCACGACTTGGCGAAAAAGTTTTCAGCAGCGGTCTCGGAAAGCGGAATTCCCCAGGACAGGGCAATTGCCGTAAAGAAGGCCCTTGCCGATTACGAGAAGGCCCTGGATGATTTCGTGGCAATGGACAAGTCCATCGACGAACTCGTTGTAATTCTGCGCGGTTACTACGGCAAGGCTGACCCCGCCCTCAACGACATGGTCAAGGCGTCTGAAGAGCAGGTCACAAAGTCTGCAGAAGGCGCACGCAAAGACGCCAGAGGACTGTCGGTCCTTGCAGGCTCGATGGCCGTAATCGGCCTTGTGGTCACCATCCTCCTCATCATCCTGGTTACGGGCATCGTCCGCCTGGTGGTGAAGATTTCGGACATCATCCGGGAAGTGGCCCAGGAGCGCGACTTCACCGTGAAGATTCCGGTGGAGTCCGAGGATGAAATCGGCAGCATGGCAGAAGAAATGAACACCCTGATCGAGATGCTGGACACCTCCCTGGGAGTCGTGGACAAGAGCGCCGCCGACGTCAAGGCCCATGCCGCCGACGTGGCCCAAAGAGCCGCCGCCAACAGGGACCGCGCAGCCAAGGAAGCGGACCGCGCCCAGGAAGTGCAGAACACGGTTTCCGAAATGGGCCAGACAGCAGGCGAGGTTGCAGGAAGCTCCCAGGCCCAGAAAGTGGCAGCCGAGGAGTCCATGAAGAGCATCGAGGGCCTTGCGAAGGTTCTCGCCGAGGTGGTTGAAACCTCCAAGATTCAGACCGCTGAAGCAAACGTCGCCACCGACCGCGTGAACGACATGGGTGAGACGGGCGGCAAGGTCGTGGCCACCGCCCAGAAGCAGGGCCAGGAAGTGGGTAACGCGTCCAAGGCGGTGAGCGAGATCGAAGTGGCCGTCAACGAGCTCACCAACGCGGCGTCCCGCGCCATCAAGCACGGCCAGGACGTTCTGGACGCAGCCAACGTGGGCAGGGAATCGGTCAATGCCACCGTTGAAGGCATGAAGTCCATTTCCGAGTCATCCAGCCAGATTTCGGAAATCATCCAGGTCATCACGGAAATCGCAGAGAAAACAGACCTTCTGGCCCTTAACGCAGCCATCGAGGCAGCCCGCGCAGGCGCGCACGGCAAGGGCTTCGCGGTGGTCGCCGATGAAGTCGGCAAGTTGGCCCAGCGGTCTTCCGAAGCGGCCAAGGAAATCACCTCCCTCATCAAGAACTCCGCCGTGCGCGTCGACCAGGGCTCCCAGCTCTCCGACCGTTCCGCCGCAGCCCTTGCAAGAATCGCCGAAGGCGGCAAGGTCAACATGGAAGCCATCGTGGAAATGGGCAACGTCGCCGAGCGCCTTGCGGCAGGCACCCGGAAGGTTAACGCCATGATGCAGGATTTGAACAAGCTGGCCCAGGAGATCGGAACCATGGCAGGCGCCCAGGGCGACCGCCGCAAGGCCGCCGAAGCAGCCTTGGCCAACCTGGTGCAGAAGGCCAAGCTGGTCTTCGACCTTTCCTCCAAAATGGACGCTGCGGCAAGCGCGGTTTCCAGGGAAATGCAGGGCATCGTCTCCCGCACCGGCCAGATGGAGCAATTGACGTCCATGCAGGCCCAGCGCTCCAGAAAACTCGTCAGCCTTTCCAACGAGTCCCTTGACGCCGCCCGCCAGACGGTGCAGGGAGCGGGCAACGTCGTGAAAATCACCGGCGAGCTCCAGGAACTGTCCGAGGGTCTCACCGCCCAGGTCGACCAGTTCAAGGTGTCGGCCAAGAAGAAGTAG
- a CDS encoding chemotaxis protein CheW yields MMEAVEKEKDQLLQLVGFMIGKEHFGVNILMVQEIIRSAFITTVPNAPDFIEGVINLRGNIIPVIDLRKRLNLKKDDGVREDNTRILIINVSGRVTGFVVDAVSKVLKILASTIKPPPDIVVAGLKSKYIEGVCEIDNRLVILLDFNKILQIKEMANLKKFGDEAPA; encoded by the coding sequence ATGATGGAAGCCGTGGAAAAGGAAAAGGATCAGCTTCTTCAGCTGGTCGGTTTCATGATCGGCAAGGAGCATTTCGGAGTGAATATCCTGATGGTGCAGGAAATCATCCGTTCGGCCTTCATCACCACGGTTCCCAACGCGCCCGATTTCATCGAGGGCGTCATCAACCTTCGCGGCAACATCATTCCGGTCATAGACCTAAGGAAGCGCCTCAACCTCAAGAAGGACGACGGCGTGAGGGAAGACAACACCCGGATACTCATAATAAACGTAAGCGGCAGGGTTACGGGCTTCGTGGTGGACGCGGTTTCCAAGGTCCTCAAAATCCTGGCCTCCACCATCAAGCCGCCACCGGACATCGTGGTGGCGGGGCTAAAGAGCAAGTACATAGAAGGCGTCTGCGAGATTGACAACAGGCTGGTTATTTTGCTTGATTTCAACAAGATTCTCCAGATCAAGGAAATGGCCAACCTGAAAAAGTTCGGCGACGAAGCCCCGGCCTGA
- a CDS encoding response regulator yields the protein MGKRVLVVDDSSMMRKMITKTLTDGGHSVVGDAKNGLEAVALYKSLKPDVVTMDITMREMDGFAAAREILAHDANARIIFLSNLEEDKYRQEVEKIGARAFVSKHAAEKILTVIETL from the coding sequence ATGGGCAAGCGCGTACTTGTGGTGGATGATTCATCCATGATGAGGAAAATGATCACGAAAACCCTGACTGACGGCGGCCACTCCGTTGTCGGGGACGCCAAGAACGGCCTGGAGGCCGTCGCCCTTTACAAGTCCTTGAAGCCCGACGTCGTGACCATGGACATAACCATGCGCGAGATGGACGGTTTCGCTGCGGCGCGGGAAATACTGGCCCATGACGCAAACGCGCGGATCATTTTTCTTTCCAACCTGGAAGAGGACAAGTACAGGCAGGAGGTCGAAAAAATAGGGGCCAGGGCCTTCGTGAGCAAGCACGCTGCGGAGAAGATCCTCACCGTTATTGAAACCCTGTGA
- a CDS encoding chemotaxis protein CheA — protein MADPSLFQDFIPEAVEALEEMETGLLQLEAQPGNKQVINTIFRAAHTIKGSAEYLGLESLSTLAHKLESLLETFRHGDKVPDGPTLDVLMASKDRMVRLVGDLDASQEERTPVDDLVGRLEELSLIPAKAVKPKKADPVKPPPKKAAPKKAAPEATVTEASMDDLGELDSLLDDDVLEGGPKKAASSAPARPVDAAFASDSPLMKDALAEMDAFATLEEEYDKELFSIFEEHLKEQLALLAATVKRLAEGGGEEGCLKALETVEALKSSAGYMDYQKLVALYDEWKAALEGFRRSFPLGDRNLVGIIGIQAGLLLSHTASVPKEPVAEDAGEATEGFDLASLVGQAAPAPEAPIRKTAPPAVSSPAEPLFEDLAPAPSASDNQGLFDELDNVFDPLAAQAPVDVAVADPFADDFEESLSRGAVVPPRTPAPKKTFSPVPADRPQPGPEAPPPIGAPPAPRAAGKPPAPPAAEPFVIEPLLKAALEDADAAEILDAEPEKAVPDAAPEPAPADSALESASAPSAEPRQPAQEMAGFGQDDLVTERIAKQSLRVDATKVDNLMNQVGELVVSRASYGQLYYDMRQFQQRLHEMRIDSKELKAVRELTFRLSEATVALGRVANDLQEGVMKVRMLPISQLFNRYPRLVRDLAHDTGKKVHLEVKGEDTELDKMVIEEIANPLVHIIRNAVDHGIETVAERLRAGKPETAVVKLESYHESNHVVVEITDDGRGINTDRIRETALMKGFATREELDRIAGRELISFIMKPGFSTAASVTKTSGRGVGMDVVKKNIEKLNGTVEIESKVGQGTRVRIKIPLTLAIIQALLVRVGNEIFTLPLSVVEETLSSQISDIATIEGMEVIQMRDRVLPLLRLTDIFHLKSKNTESGKIYVVVVNTGMRDVGLVVDSLIGQEEVVIKPLVDYLQENCGFSGATILGDGRISLILDVYQMVNLSVARVASARGLLEATLESKSLAGVSAKDAGSQGLQAQ, from the coding sequence ATGGCGGATCCTTCCTTGTTCCAGGATTTCATTCCAGAGGCCGTGGAGGCCTTGGAGGAAATGGAAACAGGGCTTTTGCAGCTCGAGGCCCAGCCCGGAAACAAACAGGTAATCAACACCATATTCCGGGCCGCCCATACCATCAAGGGGTCGGCGGAATACCTGGGGCTCGAAAGCCTGTCAACTCTCGCCCACAAGCTGGAAAGCCTTCTCGAAACCTTCCGCCACGGCGACAAGGTTCCCGACGGCCCCACCCTGGACGTCCTCATGGCCTCCAAGGACCGTATGGTCCGGCTGGTTGGCGATCTGGACGCAAGCCAGGAAGAGAGAACCCCGGTGGACGATCTCGTCGGTCGTCTCGAGGAGCTTTCCCTGATACCGGCCAAGGCCGTAAAGCCCAAAAAGGCGGACCCGGTGAAACCTCCCCCCAAAAAGGCCGCCCCGAAAAAGGCGGCGCCCGAAGCGACAGTGACGGAGGCATCCATGGACGATCTCGGAGAACTCGACTCCCTTTTGGACGATGATGTACTGGAAGGCGGCCCGAAAAAAGCCGCGTCATCCGCTCCCGCCAGGCCCGTGGACGCGGCTTTTGCCTCCGATTCCCCGCTGATGAAGGACGCGCTCGCCGAAATGGACGCCTTCGCCACCCTGGAGGAGGAATACGACAAGGAGCTCTTCTCCATCTTCGAGGAGCATCTGAAGGAGCAACTTGCCCTTCTGGCGGCGACAGTGAAACGACTGGCGGAAGGCGGCGGCGAGGAAGGCTGCCTTAAGGCCCTGGAAACGGTGGAAGCGCTGAAATCCTCCGCCGGCTACATGGACTACCAGAAGCTCGTGGCCCTTTACGATGAATGGAAGGCCGCTCTGGAAGGCTTCAGGCGCTCGTTCCCGCTCGGCGACCGGAACCTTGTGGGGATAATCGGAATCCAGGCGGGCCTTCTCCTTTCACACACGGCGAGCGTTCCCAAGGAGCCCGTGGCGGAGGATGCGGGTGAGGCCACCGAGGGCTTCGACCTGGCCTCGCTGGTGGGGCAGGCGGCCCCGGCCCCTGAGGCTCCGATCCGCAAAACGGCCCCGCCCGCCGTTTCGAGCCCGGCGGAGCCACTTTTCGAGGACCTTGCCCCCGCTCCTTCGGCCAGTGACAACCAGGGCCTTTTCGACGAGCTGGACAACGTATTCGACCCGCTGGCCGCACAGGCCCCGGTTGACGTGGCGGTGGCCGACCCGTTTGCAGACGATTTTGAGGAAAGCCTTTCCCGTGGCGCCGTGGTCCCACCCCGGACGCCCGCCCCAAAAAAGACCTTTTCCCCGGTTCCTGCGGACAGGCCTCAGCCCGGACCGGAGGCGCCCCCACCCATTGGCGCGCCTCCGGCCCCCCGGGCGGCGGGGAAGCCTCCGGCTCCTCCCGCAGCCGAGCCTTTCGTAATCGAGCCCCTGCTGAAGGCGGCTCTTGAAGATGCCGACGCCGCAGAAATTTTGGATGCCGAGCCTGAAAAGGCCGTACCCGATGCGGCCCCGGAACCAGCGCCCGCAGATTCGGCTCTTGAATCAGCAAGCGCCCCTTCAGCCGAGCCCAGGCAGCCCGCCCAGGAAATGGCCGGTTTCGGCCAGGACGATCTCGTCACCGAGCGCATCGCCAAGCAGAGCCTTCGGGTGGACGCCACCAAGGTGGACAACCTCATGAACCAGGTGGGCGAGCTGGTTGTCTCCAGGGCCTCCTACGGCCAGCTTTACTACGACATGAGGCAGTTCCAGCAGCGGCTTCACGAGATGCGCATAGATTCCAAGGAACTGAAGGCGGTGAGGGAGCTCACCTTCCGCCTTTCCGAGGCCACCGTCGCCTTGGGCCGGGTGGCCAACGACCTTCAGGAAGGCGTGATGAAGGTCAGGATGCTGCCCATTTCCCAGCTTTTCAACCGCTATCCGCGCCTTGTCCGCGACCTTGCCCACGACACGGGGAAAAAGGTCCACCTGGAAGTGAAGGGCGAGGACACGGAACTGGACAAGATGGTCATAGAGGAAATAGCGAATCCTCTGGTCCACATCATAAGGAACGCCGTGGATCACGGCATCGAGACTGTCGCGGAGCGCCTGCGGGCGGGCAAGCCCGAAACCGCCGTGGTGAAGCTGGAATCCTACCACGAGAGCAACCACGTGGTGGTGGAGATAACCGACGACGGCAGGGGCATCAACACCGACAGAATTCGCGAAACCGCCCTCATGAAGGGCTTCGCCACCCGCGAGGAACTGGACAGGATAGCCGGGAGGGAGTTGATCTCCTTCATCATGAAGCCCGGCTTCAGCACCGCCGCCTCGGTCACCAAGACGAGCGGACGCGGCGTTGGCATGGACGTGGTTAAAAAGAACATCGAAAAATTGAACGGCACGGTGGAGATAGAGAGCAAGGTGGGCCAGGGAACCCGTGTGCGCATCAAGATTCCCCTTACCCTGGCCATCATCCAGGCCCTCTTGGTCAGGGTGGGCAACGAGATTTTCACCCTGCCCCTTTCGGTGGTGGAGGAGACCCTTTCCTCGCAGATATCGGACATCGCCACCATCGAGGGCATGGAGGTCATCCAGATGCGCGACCGGGTGCTTCCGCTCCTGCGCCTCACGGACATCTTCCACCTAAAGTCCAAAAACACGGAAAGCGGCAAAATCTACGTGGTTGTGGTCAACACCGGCATGAGGGACGTGGGCCTTGTGGTGGATTCCCTGATAGGCCAGGAAGAGGTGGTCATAAAGCCTCTGGTGGATTATCTCCAGGAAAACTGCGGCTTCTCCGGGGCGACGATTCTGGGCGACGGGCGGATATCGCTAATCCTTGACGTCTACCAGATGGTCAACCTGTCCGTGGCCAGGGTGGCCAGCGCCAGGGGCCTTCTGGAAGCGACGCTTGAGAGCAAGTCCCTGGCGGGCGTGAGCGCCAAGGACGCCGGCTCCCAGGGGCTCCAGGCACAGTAG
- a CDS encoding response regulator, whose amino-acid sequence MNVTNSLLAELIQTCCASGISTAIAVSHGREEGRLFIRDGELVHAETGELTGVDALSLMASWDYSQFETLGFPAAVKATITTPWRELLESLAPEPADAAPEPARLKVLVVDDSAMMRRAISDIVAAQPDMEVAATAANGEDALAKMAESRFDVITLDVNMPVMDGSTAIKHIMIKKPCPVVIISNTDRAAVGNIMDFLMLGAVDFVAKPVRGGNLALAADRIAGRIRTAATAGASSITRFKPPAPRPERELETAEGKRPTDRLVVVIAGAGGHAEWFKLVCGLPENLDACVLVIQNMPPDFMAPLAEYTAARSMVDVAPLSGEAAVLSGTCYITAVDAPPAIMMRRSLPILVEGDPVAARNPAEALSGFLASLAESMAEPLKVLVLSGGGGSQAAEGLKSVIEKGGSVAIQNRETAMVRAPLDEIAGQGLAAGETRVEAMIEGIVTYASGREKNPSSVDDDDPGLDWLI is encoded by the coding sequence TTGAACGTGACGAACTCGCTATTAGCGGAATTGATCCAAACCTGCTGCGCCTCCGGCATCAGCACGGCCATCGCCGTTTCGCACGGGCGGGAGGAGGGTCGCCTCTTCATCAGGGACGGCGAGCTGGTTCACGCCGAAACGGGTGAACTCACGGGGGTTGACGCTCTTAGTCTGATGGCCTCCTGGGACTACAGCCAGTTCGAGACCCTGGGCTTCCCGGCGGCAGTAAAGGCCACCATAACGACCCCCTGGCGAGAGCTTCTGGAATCCCTGGCCCCGGAACCCGCAGACGCCGCCCCGGAACCCGCTCGGCTCAAGGTCCTGGTGGTGGATGATTCCGCCATGATGAGAAGGGCCATTTCGGACATTGTGGCGGCCCAGCCCGACATGGAGGTTGCGGCCACGGCGGCCAACGGCGAGGACGCCCTGGCCAAAATGGCCGAGAGCAGGTTCGACGTGATTACGCTCGACGTCAACATGCCGGTAATGGACGGCTCCACGGCCATCAAGCACATAATGATCAAAAAACCCTGCCCGGTGGTTATCATCTCCAACACAGACCGGGCCGCCGTGGGCAACATTATGGATTTTCTCATGCTGGGCGCTGTGGATTTCGTGGCCAAGCCGGTGCGCGGCGGCAACCTTGCCCTTGCCGCCGACCGCATAGCGGGAAGAATAAGGACCGCCGCCACCGCCGGGGCTTCCTCCATCACCCGGTTCAAGCCCCCCGCGCCCAGGCCGGAGCGTGAATTAGAGACAGCGGAGGGGAAAAGGCCGACGGACAGGCTGGTGGTGGTGATAGCCGGGGCGGGCGGGCACGCGGAGTGGTTCAAGCTGGTGTGCGGCCTTCCCGAAAACCTGGACGCCTGCGTTTTGGTGATTCAGAACATGCCCCCCGATTTCATGGCGCCCCTTGCCGAATATACGGCGGCAAGAAGCATGGTGGACGTCGCGCCTCTCAGCGGCGAGGCTGCGGTGCTTTCGGGAACCTGCTACATAACGGCGGTTGACGCCCCGCCCGCCATAATGATGCGGCGCAGCCTGCCCATTCTGGTGGAAGGGGACCCCGTTGCGGCCAGGAATCCGGCAGAGGCCCTTTCCGGATTTTTGGCAAGCCTTGCCGAGTCGATGGCGGAGCCCTTGAAGGTGCTTGTCCTTTCGGGCGGCGGAGGCTCACAGGCGGCGGAGGGGCTTAAAAGCGTCATTGAAAAGGGCGGCTCCGTGGCCATTCAGAACCGGGAGACCGCCATGGTCCGGGCCCCACTGGATGAAATAGCCGGACAGGGCCTTGCTGCCGGGGAAACCAGGGTGGAGGCCATGATCGAAGGAATCGTAACTTACGCCTCAGGCCGGGAGAAAAATCCGTCCTCCGTCGATGACGACGACCCCGGCCTGGACTGGCTCATTTGA
- a CDS encoding response regulator: MAEKLKVLIVDDAAFMRKAVAQILDSDPDLTVIGESKNGLEAVRAARQLKPDVITMDIDMPVMDGITAIKHLMIEHPVPIVVLSSLTSEGTVTFEALRLGVVDFVPKPSGSISTDMDSAKKQLIDRIKVARSVNMDNVRRVRLSRKWGIKDRINSLYGYIPLDHIIAIGTTLSGPNTVIRLLSQLSPSLPACVVVIQEISPRIIDSFCREFNEHVPWRVEVAREGQALEQGTCYISSTESPHSIDADSKGLPCLKASVNPRRPLDALFETASRIFSRSTLGLLLTGIGEDGAEGFAAIRDAHGVTVAQKADCCVYPNLTENAILRGVVDRELDETDLARFIETIIV; encoded by the coding sequence ATGGCGGAAAAGCTGAAGGTCCTCATAGTGGATGACGCTGCCTTCATGCGCAAGGCCGTGGCCCAGATACTGGACTCCGACCCGGACCTCACGGTCATCGGGGAGTCCAAAAACGGCCTGGAGGCAGTCAGGGCGGCCCGGCAGCTCAAGCCCGACGTTATCACCATGGACATCGACATGCCGGTCATGGACGGCATAACCGCCATAAAGCACCTGATGATCGAACACCCGGTGCCCATAGTGGTCCTAAGCTCCCTCACCTCCGAGGGGACCGTCACCTTCGAGGCCCTTCGCCTGGGGGTGGTGGATTTCGTGCCCAAGCCGTCCGGGTCCATATCCACGGACATGGATTCCGCCAAAAAGCAGCTCATCGACCGCATCAAGGTGGCCCGCTCCGTCAACATGGACAACGTGCGCCGGGTCCGCCTTTCCCGCAAATGGGGAATAAAGGACCGCATCAACAGCCTCTACGGCTACATCCCCCTGGATCACATCATAGCCATAGGAACCACCCTTTCCGGACCCAACACGGTGATAAGGCTCCTGTCCCAGCTTTCGCCGTCCCTTCCGGCCTGCGTGGTGGTGATCCAGGAGATTTCCCCCCGGATCATCGATTCCTTCTGCCGGGAATTCAACGAGCACGTGCCCTGGAGGGTGGAGGTGGCCCGCGAAGGCCAGGCCCTGGAGCAGGGAACCTGCTACATAAGCTCCACGGAAAGCCCCCACTCCATCGATGCCGACTCAAAGGGCCTTCCCTGCCTCAAGGCTTCGGTGAACCCAAGGCGTCCCCTGGACGCCTTGTTCGAGACCGCCTCCAGGATTTTTTCGCGATCCACCTTGGGGCTTTTGCTCACGGGCATCGGGGAGGACGGGGCCGAGGGCTTCGCCGCCATAAGGGACGCCCACGGGGTGACCGTGGCCCAGAAGGCGGACTGCTGCGTCTACCCCAACCTCACCGAAAACGCCATTCTCAGGGGCGTGGTGGACAGGGAGCTGGACGAGACCGATCTGGCGAGGTTCATAGAAACCATAATCGTGTGA